In Rosa chinensis cultivar Old Blush chromosome 1, RchiOBHm-V2, whole genome shotgun sequence, a genomic segment contains:
- the LOC112200920 gene encoding cytochrome b-c1 complex subunit 6-1, mitochondrial-like, with the protein MADEEITDPKKYLEDSCQPKCVKPLIEYQACVKRIEGDDSGYKHCTGQYFDYISCVDKCVAPKLFGKLK; encoded by the exons AT GGCGGACGAGGAGATTACTGATCCAAAAAAGTATCTGGAGGATTCTTGTCAACCTAAATGTGTGAAGCCTTTAATTGAATATCAG GCATGTGTCAAGAGGATTGAAGGTGATGATAGTGGTTACAAGCATTGTACTGGCCAGTACTTTGACTACATATCTTGtgttgacaaatgt GTCGCGCCAAAGTTATTTGGAAAGCTCAAGTAA